A genomic region of Nymphaea colorata isolate Beijing-Zhang1983 chromosome 2, ASM883128v2, whole genome shotgun sequence contains the following coding sequences:
- the LOC116248888 gene encoding putative RNA methyltransferase At5g10620, whose protein sequence is MAFPLCGNSRLSLMKNPHSPPHLGTRLARPYQSVKSLPVRLFTIGKKRSKGTQLLVEEYMEKLKSYCSVDDIQLKSNPKHTSDVKAQIDGEDLKIMHHIRSDDWVVVLDENGLDIGSEQMAEMVREAGNTGSSTLVFCIGGPYGHGEKLRKRADVTIRLSSMVLNHQIALIVLLEQIYRAWTILKGQKYHH, encoded by the exons ATGGCTTTCCCACTCTGCGGCAACTCTCGActctctctcatgaaaaacCCTCATTCTCCTCCTCATTTAG gGACGAGATTAGCACGACCGTACCAGTCTGTG AAATCTCTTCCTGTACGTTTATTTACAATTGGAAAAAAAAGATCCAAGGGTACCCAGCTGTTGGTGGAAGAATACATGGAGAAGCTCAAGTCCTATTGCAGTGTTGATGACATTCAATTAAAATCAAATCCTAAACATACTAG TGATGTGAAGGCCCAGATAGATGGGGAAGATTTAAAAATTATGCACCACATAAGATCTGATGACTGG GTAGTTGTGCTGGATGAGAATGGTTTGGATATTGGATCTGAACAAATGGCTGAGATGGTGAGAGAGGCAGGAAATACG GGTTCATCTACACTAGTTTTCTGCATAGGTGGCCCTTATGGCCATGGAGAAAAATTGCGTAAACGTGCTGATGTCACTATACGCTTGTCCTCTATGGTCTTAAATCATCAAATTGCATTGATTGTACTTTTGGAGCAGATTTACAG AGCATGGACAATTCTCAAAGGTCAAAAGTACCATCATTAG